Proteins co-encoded in one Malus domestica chromosome 09, GDT2T_hap1 genomic window:
- the LOC103453565 gene encoding chaperonin CPN60-like 2, mitochondrial — protein MYRIASKLASSVASSTSRKLVGSRVISNRNYVAKDISFGVGARAALLQGVSEVAEAVKVTMGPKGRYVIIENTHKDPQVTKDGVTVAKSISFKGKYKNVGADLVKQVAKATNTAAGDGTTCATVLTQAILIEGCKSIAAGVNAMDLRIGINAAVDAVVTDLKSRALMISTPDEITQVATISANGEQEIGELIAKAMEKVGKEGVITVADGNTLDNELEVVEGMKLGRGYISPYFITDPKTQKCELENALILICEKKISDLNSLVKILELAVNKNRPLLIVAEDVEGDPLAMLILNKHHAGVKVCAIKAPGFGENRRASLDDLAVFTGGEVVSEDRGLTLDKVKYETLGYAKKVTVSLDDTIILHGGGDKKLIEERCEELRTAMDKSDAMFDKEKAQERLSKLSGGVAVFKVGGVSEAEVGERKDRVTDALNATRAAVEEGIVPGGGVALLYATKSLENLHMQNEDQRRGVQIIQNALKAPTFTIVSNAGFDGALVIGKLLEQDDLKMGYDAAKGEYVDMVKAGIIDPLKVIRTALVDAASVSLLLTTTEAAVVDNPDQKKPPSRVPDMDALGGY, from the exons ATGTATCGAATAGCTTCAAAATTAGCTTCCTCCGTCGCTTCCTCTACTTCCAGGAAACTG GTGGGCAGTAGGGTTATAAGCAATAGGAATTATGTGGCAAAAGATATCAGTTTCGGGGTTGGGGCTCGTGCCGCTTTGTTGCAAGGTGTCTCTGAGGTTGCCGAGGCTGTCAAAGTTACAATGGGACCAAAG GGTCGCTATGTGATTATTGAGAACACTCATAAGGATCCTCAGGTCACCAAGGATGGGGTTACTGTTGCAAAAAGCATTAGTTTCAAGGGGAAGTACAAGAATGTGGGTGCAGATCTTGTGAAACAGGTTGCTAAAGCTACTAATACTGCTGCAGGAGATG GTACGACTTGTGCAACTGTCCTGACCCAGGCAATTCTCATAGAAGGTTGCAAGTCAATAGCTGCTGGGGTAAATGCAATGGATTTGCGCATTGGTATCAATGCGGCAGTTGATGCTGTTGTTACCGATCTGAAAAGCAGAGCATTGATGATAAGCACACCGGATGAGATTACACAG GTTGCAACTATTTCTGCAAATGGTGAACAAGAGATTGGAGAACTGATAGCAAAAGCAATGGAAAAAGTTGGGAAGGAAGGAGTCATTACTGTTGCT GATGGGAACACTTTGGATAATGAATTGGAAGTGGTGGAAGGGATGAAGCTAGGCAGAGGTTATATTTCTCCTTATTTTATCACCGACCCAAAGACTCAGAAATGT GAACTGGAAAATGCACTGATCCTCATTTGTGAGAAGAAAATTTCAGACCTGAATTCACTTGTGAAAATACTAGAGCTGGCAGTAAAT AAAAATAGACCACTTCTTATTGTGGCCGAGGATGTCGAAGGTGATCCACTTGCTATGCTTATACTCAACAAACATCATGCTGGAGTTAAG GTTTGTGCCATCAAAGCTCCCGGTTTTGGGGAAAACAGGAGAGCTAGTTTAGATGATCTCGCCGTTTTTACTGGGGGAGAG GTTGTCAGTGAAGATCGTGGTTTGACTCTTGACAAAGTCAAATATGAAACGCTTGGCTATGCAAAAAAG GTGACTGTCTCTCTTGACGACACAATCATTCTACATGGAGGAGGGGATAAGAAGCTGATTGAAGAAAGATGTGAGGAG ttgAGAACAGCAATGGACAAGAGTGATGCCATGTTTGACAAGGAGAAAGCACAGGAGCGGCTATCAAAGCTATCTGGTGGAGTTGCCGTCTTCAAG GTTGGAGGGGTCAGCGAGGCAGAGGTTGGGGAGAGGAAAGATAGGGTAACCGATGCTTTGAATGCTACAAGAGCAGCCGTGGAAGAGGGAATAGTGCCAG GGGGCGGTGTTGCTCTCTTGTATGCTACAAAATCTTTGGAGAACCTTCACATGCAAAATGAAGACCAAAGAAGAGGAGTACAAATAATCCAGAATGCTCTTAAG GCGCCCACGTTCACTATAGTTTCGAATGCTGGTTTTGATGGTGCACTTGTTATTGGTAAATTGTTGGAACAAGATGATCTTAAAATGGGTTACGATGCTGCCAAAG GCGAATATGTTGACATGGTGAAGGCTGGAATCATAGATCCTCTAAAAGTCATCAGAACCGCCTTGGTAGACGCTGCCAG CGTCTCGTTGCTATTGACGACAACGGAGGCTGCCGTGGTGGACAATCCAGATCAGAAGAAAC
- the LOC103453568 gene encoding NDR1/HIN1-like protein 13: protein MADRVYPAAKPPTDAVPTATNPAFPATKAQLYSNTRPAYRPQPHHRRRSRSRCCSCCLWIIFIILLQLVIAAIFGAVFYVLYRPHRPTFSVTALKLQTLNITTNNQLTSSFNLNITARNPNKKLVFFYNPIAVSIYSNDVDVADGVIPAFVHGKKNTTLLKAKISSSGKDLDSSEVSTLKAEMKSKNGLPLRMRLDTRVRVKVFGLKTPKMGIRVKCDGIRVTSLPTAKAPATASTSNAKCKVNLRVKIWKWTV, encoded by the coding sequence ATGGCTGACAGAGTCTACCCTGCAGCCAAACCCCCCACCGACGCCGTTCCCACCGCCACAAACCCCGCCTTCCCCGCCACAAAGGCCCAACTCTACAGCAACACGCGCCCAGCCTACCGTCCCCAACCACACCACCGCCGCCGCAGCCGCAGCCGCTGCTGCTCCTGCTGCCTCtggatcatcttcatcatcctcctccaACTTGTCATTGCGGCCATCTTTGGCGCAGTCTTCTACGTCCTTTACCGCCCTCACCGCCCCACCTTCTCCGTCACCGCCCTCAAACTCCAAACCCTAAACATCACCACCAACAACCAGCTCACCTCCAGCTTCAACCTCAACATCACTGCTCGAAACCCTAACAAGAAACTCGTCTTCTTCTACAACCCCATCGCTGTCTCCATCTATTCTAACGACGTAGATGTCGCCGACGGAGTCATTCCCGCCTTCGTGCATGGGAAGAAGAACACGACGCTGCTGAAGGCTAAAATTTCTAGCAGCGGCAAAGACCTCGATAGCAGCGAAGTGAGCACTTTGAAGGCTGAAATGAAGAGCAAAAACGGGCTGCCGTTGAGGATGAGGTTGGACACCAGGGTAAGAGTGAAGGTTTTCGGGTTAAAGACTCCGaaaatggggattagggttAAGTGTGACGGGATTAGGGTCACTTCTCTTCCTACTGCTAAAGCTCCTGCCACTGCGTCTACCTCCAACGCCAAGTGTAAGGTTAATCTTCGAGTCAAGATCTGGAAATGGACTGTGTGA